A region from the Nematostella vectensis chromosome 13, jaNemVect1.1, whole genome shotgun sequence genome encodes:
- the LOC5508067 gene encoding histamine H2 receptor has product MSNVSNSSAGQPMEPPFPPKEFQCSNKTLPEFYGHTAFQIFILLVTFYGNFMVVLAVVLFHRMRTITNYFVVSLAVSDLLVATLSLPFRIHQTTHNTAWCLGLEACVAWIVVDIICCGASIWNLAMISVDRFIAIVMPFRYHALMTPMTGVCLIGAVWILSMGMGMLSLINWTELGSPHFHIEVQCRKFDPVYYTVVSVVGFFLPLFIVLLMYGQVFVVAMNQARAVAALQTDSKRRGRRSSINLVKEVKAAKILAIVVGCFVVCWFPFFVLTLVSLWEPHALSKETISKDTARGITLTFVYVLPVLNSTLNPIIYALFNRDFRRAFGKIFARLYSRRLGAIGMDDASMTMNSTAGTIHNASQNHLSAKVRFRADSDCSTPPTIPMRDISDVYNDTDKENSLHSDNVSNGVGPRKDTEQDKPESASTGSLPHVPDEDNHNTVKLPPLKRESIESNTVISKGIKPEALPPIRKSEDHGTENGRIGMGSADLTNRNESGTPARASNQSENSV; this is encoded by the coding sequence ATGTCTAATGTGTCGAACTCCAGCGCCGGACAGCCGATGGAACCCCCGTTCCCTCCAAAAGAATTCCAATGTTCAAACAAGACGTTACCAGAATTCTACGGTCACACGGCTTTCCAGATCTTTATACTCCTAGTTACATTCTACGGAAACTTCATGGTAGTGCTAGCAGTGGTTCTGTTCCACCGAATGCGAACGATAACCAACTACTTTGTGGTATCTTTGGCGGTCAGTGATTTGCTGGTAGCGACGCTATCTCTACCGTTTCGCATCCACCAGACCACGCATAACACTGCCTGGTGTTTGGGCCTGGAGGCTTGCGTGGCTTGGATCGTGGTGGATATCATTTGTTGTGGCGCTTCTATATGGAACCTAGCGATGATCTCGGTCGATCGCTTCATCGCGATTGTTATGCCATTTCGCTATCACGCGTTGATGACTCCTATGACTGGAGTCTGTCTCATCGGTGCGGTTTGGATCCTGTCCATGGGCATGGGGATGCTAAGTCTTATTAACTGGACCGAGCTCGGAAGTCCACATTTCCATATCGAGGTTCAGTGCAGAAAGTTCGATCCTGTCTACTATACGGTGGTGTCAGTGGTCGGATTCTTCCTACCGCTCTTTATCGTCCTTCTCATGTATGGTCAAGTGTTTGTGGTTGCGATGAACCAGGCGAGAGCGGTCGCTGCTCTTCAGACCGACAGCAAGCGTCGCGGACGACGAAGCTCCATCAACTTAGTCAAAGAAGTCAAGGCGGCCAAGATTCTCGCCATTGTGGTGGGGTGCTTCGTAGTCTGTTGGTTTCCATTTTTTGTCCTCACACTTGTCAGTTTGTGGGAGCCGCATGCGTTATCCAAAGAAACAATCAGCAAAGATACAGCCAGGGGAATCACGTTGACGTTTGTTTACGTTTTACCCGTGTTGAATTCCACGCTGAACCCGATCATTTATGCGCTGTTCAACAGGGATTTTCGTCGCGCTTTCGGTAAAATTTTCGCGCGTCTTTACAGTCGGCGCCTGGGTGCCATCGGGATGGACGACGCATCTATGACAATGAACTCAACCGCCGGAACTATCCACAATGCATCACAAAATCACCTAAGCGCTAAAGTCCGCTTCCGCGCCGATTCCGATTGTTCCACTCCGCCAACGATACCAATGCGTGATATCAGCGACGTTTACAACGACACTGATAAAGAAAACTCCCTACACTCGGATAATGTGAGTAATGGTGTAGGACCGCGGAAAGACACAGAGCAAGACAAGCCAGAGAGCGCGTCGACCGGCTCTCTCCCTCACGTTCCCGATGAGGATAACCATAACACTGTCAAGCTGCCGCCACTCAAACGTGAAAGTATAGAAAGCAATACAGTAATATCTAAAGGAATTAAACCAGAGGCGCTGCCACCTATAAGGAAATCCGAGGACCATGGAACGGAAAACGGACGGATCGGAATGGGTAGTGCAGACCTGACTAATAGAAACGAAAGTGGGACACCAGCAAGAGCAAGTAATCAGTCGGAAAATTCAGTATGA